A portion of the Candidatus Neomarinimicrobiota bacterium genome contains these proteins:
- the uvrB gene encoding excinuclease ABC subunit UvrB has product MADFRIHTDFKPTGDQGSAIAELSSGLRNSEKYQTLLGVTGSGKTFTMANIIQEVKRPTIVISHNKTLAAQLYGEFKAFFPENAVEYFISYYDYYQPEAYLPVTDTFIEKDSSINEEIDKLRLKATSSLLSRRDVIVVSSVSCIYGIGSPKEYQEKVVHIERTQKLNRREFFLSLIAIHYARNDAVLERGRFRVRGDVIELFPAYEDVAVRIEMFGEEIEQISSFDPMTGEVIRTVDSLYIYPAKHFVTDEATIEGVMDEIRLELADRLEFLRGEGKLLEAQRLEQRTNFDLEMMLEVGYCSGIENYSRYFSGRAAGQRPWTLLDFFPEDYLIVIDESHVTLPQVQGMYHGDRSRKKVLVEYGFRLPSALDNRPMMYDEFEAAINQAIFVSATPAERELKYCNGVVVEQIIRPTGLIDPEVEVRPTEGQIDVLIGEIKSRIKDKERILVTTLTKRMAEDLTDYLSGMNLRVRYLHSEIDSLERVKILRDLRLGEFDVLVGINLLREGLDLPEVSLVAVLDADKEGFLRSERSLMQVAGRASRNINGKVIFFADRITDSMKGVIDESNRRRQIQREYNEKHGIIPTTIYKSVEDVLASTSVADACRDSSVGEYASRGDLFDNLDKAAVLDMLKNEMLEAAEKLEFEKAAKLRDEIERLREEIA; this is encoded by the coding sequence ATGGCAGATTTTCGTATACATACGGACTTCAAGCCGACGGGCGATCAGGGCAGTGCCATTGCCGAATTGTCCAGCGGCCTGCGCAACAGTGAGAAGTATCAGACGCTGTTAGGTGTAACTGGCAGCGGCAAGACTTTTACCATGGCCAATATTATTCAGGAAGTCAAGCGGCCGACGATTGTGATTTCTCATAACAAGACGCTGGCGGCTCAACTCTACGGTGAATTCAAGGCCTTCTTCCCAGAGAACGCTGTTGAGTATTTCATCAGCTACTACGACTACTATCAGCCGGAAGCGTATCTGCCGGTGACAGACACCTTCATTGAAAAGGACTCCTCCATTAACGAGGAGATCGACAAACTCCGGCTGAAGGCTACCAGTTCATTACTATCGCGGCGGGATGTCATCGTCGTCAGCAGTGTTTCGTGCATTTACGGCATCGGTTCCCCGAAAGAGTACCAGGAAAAGGTCGTTCATATTGAGAGGACACAGAAACTTAACAGACGCGAATTCTTTTTATCACTGATAGCAATTCACTATGCACGGAACGATGCTGTATTGGAGCGGGGCCGTTTCCGCGTCCGCGGCGATGTTATTGAGCTGTTTCCCGCTTACGAGGATGTGGCTGTGCGGATCGAGATGTTTGGCGAAGAAATTGAGCAGATAAGCTCATTTGATCCTATGACAGGCGAGGTTATCAGGACGGTGGATTCCCTCTATATCTATCCGGCGAAACACTTTGTTACCGATGAGGCGACCATCGAAGGTGTCATGGATGAAATCAGACTTGAGCTGGCGGACAGGTTAGAATTCTTGCGGGGCGAGGGAAAACTGTTAGAGGCTCAGCGGCTGGAACAGCGAACGAACTTCGATCTCGAGATGATGCTTGAGGTGGGGTATTGCTCCGGTATCGAGAATTATTCGAGATATTTCTCGGGGAGAGCCGCCGGACAGCGGCCGTGGACGCTCCTAGATTTCTTCCCCGAAGACTATCTCATAGTCATCGATGAATCCCATGTGACATTGCCGCAAGTTCAAGGGATGTATCACGGGGACCGGAGCCGGAAAAAAGTTCTGGTGGAGTACGGTTTTCGTCTCCCGTCGGCGCTGGACAACCGCCCGATGATGTACGATGAATTTGAAGCCGCCATCAATCAAGCTATCTTTGTTTCGGCGACACCGGCGGAGAGGGAACTAAAGTATTGCAATGGTGTGGTCGTTGAACAGATCATACGACCAACGGGACTCATCGATCCGGAGGTTGAAGTGAGACCTACAGAAGGCCAAATCGATGTTTTGATTGGCGAAATCAAGTCGCGTATCAAGGATAAGGAACGAATCCTCGTGACGACTCTTACCAAACGGATGGCGGAGGACCTGACAGATTACCTTTCGGGGATGAATTTACGGGTCAGATACCTCCATTCTGAAATCGATTCGCTCGAGAGAGTGAAGATTCTGCGTGATCTGAGACTGGGGGAATTCGACGTGCTTGTAGGAATAAACCTGCTGCGAGAGGGATTGGATCTTCCAGAAGTTTCACTGGTGGCTGTGCTGGATGCCGACAAAGAGGGATTTTTAAGATCAGAACGATCGCTGATGCAGGTTGCCGGGCGCGCATCCAGGAACATTAACGGCAAAGTGATCTTCTTCGCTGACAGAATCACCGATTCCATGAAGGGTGTTATTGACGAATCTAATCGGCGGCGGCAAATCCAGAGGGAATACAATGAAAAGCACGGCATCATACCGACCACCATTTACAAGTCTGTAGAAGATGTGCTGGCTTCCACATCAGTGGCAGACGCATGCCGGGACAGTTCCGTGGGAGAATATGCGTCCAGGGGCGATCTGTTTGATAATCTGGATAAAGCGGCGGTTCTCGATATGCTTAAGAATGAGATGCTGGAGGCTGCCGAGAAACTGGAGTTCGAAAAGGCTGCTAAGCTTCGTGACGAGATCGAACGGTTGAGGGAGGAAATCGCATGA
- a CDS encoding ATP-binding cassette domain-containing protein: MTDVSFTIQFPRFDTSPRKVEIETGITVIYGESGVGKSVICRWLSSGKEPETAVNFTLSRIRGIDDAMLVMQDPDDQIVAPTIYSELAFNLENLGWESEKIRERIEETVALFELEWDLHRHPATLSGGEREILNLATTLSVKPSLVVLDDALAFLSNENKLRMLSILGDYCQEDKASVIWLTPAPWDLQYGTQALELTLDGLKPAELQDHKRFRAIDVPPGRARLEFRKITFGYGREENLFSDQTIVVDSFRSLALLGDNGAGKSTLGSIIVGSLAPQHGESILALNHRRKVRIGFLPQSPERFFGGWTAGQIVEELMEHGLLSKRQFRELTESLRKYQISWDLIHDRPVYNLRISVVRIALTVLMCCASYDVVILDEPLFSLGVFQRRLFLEILEQYLKEKHLILITHSDRLAEAVCDRSVVIRDGELRQDQFTRISHA; this comes from the coding sequence GTGACTGACGTATCTTTCACCATCCAGTTTCCGCGCTTCGACACATCTCCCAGAAAGGTTGAAATAGAGACCGGCATCACTGTTATTTACGGAGAAAGTGGAGTAGGGAAGAGCGTTATCTGCCGCTGGCTTTCTTCGGGTAAGGAGCCTGAAACAGCAGTGAACTTTACCCTCTCGCGCATACGAGGTATTGATGATGCAATGCTGGTGATGCAGGATCCTGATGATCAGATTGTGGCGCCAACGATTTATTCTGAACTCGCCTTTAACCTTGAAAATCTCGGCTGGGAGAGCGAAAAGATCAGGGAGAGGATCGAAGAAACTGTAGCTCTGTTTGAACTGGAATGGGACCTCCATCGTCATCCCGCCACACTTTCGGGAGGAGAGAGAGAAATCCTTAATCTGGCAACTACCCTGTCGGTGAAACCTTCTCTGGTTGTACTGGATGATGCCCTCGCTTTTCTCAGCAATGAGAATAAATTGAGGATGCTGTCAATCTTGGGCGATTACTGTCAGGAAGACAAAGCCAGTGTAATCTGGCTGACGCCGGCACCTTGGGATCTACAGTATGGTACTCAGGCATTGGAGCTTACCCTGGACGGTCTGAAGCCGGCTGAATTACAGGATCACAAGCGATTCAGAGCGATCGATGTTCCACCGGGGAGGGCCCGTCTGGAGTTTAGGAAAATCACTTTTGGATATGGCCGGGAAGAAAATCTTTTCTCAGATCAGACAATCGTGGTCGATTCTTTTCGTTCACTCGCTCTGCTGGGAGATAACGGAGCGGGAAAGTCGACCTTGGGATCAATCATTGTTGGTTCTCTTGCGCCGCAACATGGAGAGAGTATTCTTGCTTTGAATCACAGGCGAAAGGTGAGGATCGGCTTTTTACCCCAGTCTCCTGAGCGATTTTTCGGAGGATGGACCGCGGGCCAGATTGTTGAAGAGCTCATGGAGCACGGTTTGCTGTCCAAACGTCAATTCAGGGAATTGACTGAATCACTCAGAAAGTACCAGATCTCATGGGATCTCATACACGATCGGCCTGTTTATAATCTGAGAATTTCCGTTGTCCGGATAGCGCTGACAGTGTTAATGTGCTGCGCATCGTATGATGTTGTGATTCTGGACGAGCCGCTGTTCAGTCTCGGCGTTTTTCAGCGGAGATTGTTTCTGGAGATTCTTGAGCAATACTTGAAAGAAAAACATCTCATACTCATTACACACTCCGATCGGCTTGCCGAAGCAGTATGTGACAGAAGCGTCGTTATCCGTGACGGAGAACTGAGGCAAGATCAATTCACAAGGATATCTCATGCATGA
- the ftsY gene encoding signal recognition particle-docking protein FtsY, whose amino-acid sequence MSNAVRKIAAAKVSSDSLQEIEALLLSADVGVETTDEIVQWLESDAASASVGNDLRSYLQDLLNAETDESFSAESEPAVVFIVGVNGTGKTTSTAKLAHLLQSSGISVMLVGADTYRAAAVEQLKQWCSVTDVPLVCNESARDPSSVIYDGLEAASARDAATVIIDTAGRLHTCRNLMSEVEKMYRIASTKFPHFSVISYITLDANLGQNSLTQARTFNEHIPLDGVILTKMDGTAKGGIVFPIYRELGIPVRYIGVGETLDDLVEFNAEDYVASLLGLGVE is encoded by the coding sequence ATGTCAAACGCTGTTCGCAAGATTGCCGCAGCCAAGGTATCTTCCGACAGTCTGCAGGAGATAGAAGCGCTACTGTTGAGTGCCGACGTTGGTGTGGAGACGACTGACGAGATCGTTCAGTGGCTCGAATCAGATGCCGCCTCCGCCTCAGTGGGAAACGATCTCAGAAGCTATCTGCAAGATCTTCTCAATGCGGAAACAGATGAAAGTTTCTCGGCTGAATCGGAGCCGGCGGTCGTATTCATTGTGGGGGTAAACGGCACAGGGAAGACGACATCGACCGCCAAACTTGCTCATTTGCTGCAATCAAGTGGAATCTCAGTGATGCTTGTGGGAGCAGATACCTATCGCGCGGCGGCGGTGGAACAGCTTAAACAGTGGTGCTCAGTAACAGATGTCCCGCTCGTCTGCAACGAGAGTGCGAGAGATCCGTCGTCCGTCATATATGATGGATTGGAGGCGGCATCAGCAAGAGATGCCGCTACGGTCATTATCGATACGGCGGGAAGGTTACACACTTGCAGAAACCTCATGAGCGAAGTGGAAAAAATGTACCGTATCGCCTCTACGAAATTCCCCCATTTCAGCGTTATCAGTTATATTACTCTCGATGCAAACCTCGGTCAGAATTCACTCACACAGGCCCGGACCTTCAACGAACACATTCCACTGGACGGAGTGATTCTGACCAAGATGGATGGGACGGCAAAGGGTGGAATTGTCTTTCCAATCTATCGCGAACTCGGAATTCCTGTGAGATACATCGGTGTGGGCGAAACATTGGACGATCTTGTTGAGTTTAATGCGGAAGACTATGTGGCGTCTTTACTGGGACTTGGTGTTGAATGA
- a CDS encoding CDP-alcohol phosphatidyltransferase family protein: MHEEKPIRITDPTRVITLSNGLSVLRGFLSLPIVYCLEHDYIVSVVILILIAVATDFLDGYFARKAHEVTNLGKILDPVADSIAVAAVVLFLSLDTSRSFPFWFFVLYMTRQLTIALGGVYLMNHYAVVLSSNYIGKWTVSMTALAILLYVLRIETVGFYIVLLATLLALISWVQYILRHFSQVRE, from the coding sequence ATGCATGAGGAGAAGCCAATACGAATTACCGATCCGACGAGAGTGATTACACTTTCCAACGGTCTGAGCGTGTTGCGTGGATTCCTTTCCCTGCCCATCGTTTACTGCCTTGAGCACGACTACATAGTTTCCGTGGTGATATTGATCTTGATTGCGGTGGCGACCGATTTTCTCGACGGCTATTTCGCACGCAAGGCTCACGAAGTAACTAATCTGGGCAAGATCCTCGATCCCGTAGCTGATTCCATCGCAGTGGCAGCCGTTGTTCTTTTCCTTTCTCTCGACACATCGCGAAGTTTTCCTTTCTGGTTCTTCGTTCTCTATATGACGAGGCAGTTGACTATAGCTCTCGGCGGCGTCTACCTGATGAACCATTATGCCGTGGTACTGTCATCGAATTATATCGGGAAATGGACCGTTAGTATGACCGCTCTCGCCATTCTCCTTTATGTTCTCAGGATCGAGACCGTTGGGTTCTACATTGTACTTTTGGCTACTCTTCTGGCACTCATCAGCTGGGTGCAATACATTCTAAGACATTTCTCTCAAGTCAGAGAATAG